The following proteins are co-located in the Sphingomonas panacis genome:
- a CDS encoding acyltransferase family protein, translated as MRDGRTMAGGVGARAGHIAGIDGLRALAVLAVVVFHLDARWLPGGFVGVDVFFVISGFVVAHSVAGVRARSFGAYCAGFYRRRFLRILPALYVYVLVVALAGVLLLPTAEVTRFVELTGAAAVFGLSNVALLWKAGDYFAAASDYNSFTQTWSLGVEEHYYLLFPAVSWWLMRRPQGGRARWWGIGAVGLACAVSLGAAWWFTQHWRAFAFFLLPARLWELGIGMLLRWLGERVVVRGGAWWSGVALAALLLSFGVTREDAFPWPGALLPCVATVVLLAVLWRGGGGWLARVLGVGVLRWVGAISYSLYLWHWGVVVLMRWTVGLDTLALKALAVGLMLALGGASYRWVEVPLRRDRRLMGLETPAFFAGFAVVAVVVAAACVGLLYAKPWIGLAASNDAAVWNPAFVPAAGACAVARGTVDFGSGWRVTYRPACAAAGARRLFVVGDSHAGAYALLLHEVAARGMPVDLYTAGGCRVIDVDDAVLPPGCAAFRARALAEVRAAARSGDVVFLPGLYTPLYRTLWDGAALRDAGEARIAESEARLRAVLGRGVTVIVEAPKPVMPTALFRCADWFNRGSGYCRPGWHVPRAEAEARRRRPLAALVAIRRDLPGVRLWDPLPVLCGARFCDGYRDGKPIYYDAHHLSAAGNRLLVPAFLGVLGR; from the coding sequence TTGCGCGACGGACGAACGATGGCGGGCGGCGTGGGGGCGCGGGCCGGGCATATCGCCGGGATCGACGGATTGCGCGCGCTGGCGGTGCTGGCGGTGGTGGTGTTCCATCTCGACGCGCGCTGGCTGCCGGGCGGGTTCGTCGGGGTCGATGTGTTCTTCGTGATCTCGGGGTTCGTCGTCGCGCATTCGGTGGCGGGGGTTCGCGCCCGTAGCTTCGGGGCGTATTGCGCGGGGTTCTACCGGCGGCGGTTCCTGCGCATCCTGCCGGCGCTGTACGTCTATGTGCTGGTGGTGGCGCTGGCCGGCGTGCTGCTGCTGCCGACCGCCGAGGTGACTCGCTTCGTCGAGCTGACCGGCGCGGCGGCGGTGTTCGGGCTGAGCAATGTCGCGTTGCTGTGGAAGGCGGGCGACTATTTCGCGGCGGCGAGCGATTACAACAGCTTCACGCAGACCTGGTCGCTGGGGGTGGAGGAGCACTATTATCTGCTGTTCCCGGCGGTGTCGTGGTGGCTGATGCGCCGGCCGCAAGGGGGCCGGGCGCGCTGGTGGGGGATCGGCGCGGTCGGGCTGGCGTGCGCGGTGTCGCTTGGCGCGGCGTGGTGGTTCACGCAGCATTGGCGCGCGTTCGCGTTCTTCCTGCTGCCGGCGCGGTTGTGGGAGCTTGGCATCGGCATGCTGCTGCGCTGGCTGGGCGAGCGGGTGGTCGTGCGCGGGGGCGCGTGGTGGTCTGGCGTCGCGCTGGCGGCGCTGTTGCTGAGTTTCGGGGTGACGCGCGAGGATGCGTTTCCGTGGCCGGGGGCGCTGCTGCCGTGCGTCGCGACCGTGGTGCTGCTGGCGGTGCTGTGGCGCGGCGGCGGCGGGTGGCTCGCGCGGGTGCTTGGCGTGGGCGTGCTGCGCTGGGTCGGGGCGATCAGTTACTCGCTGTATCTGTGGCATTGGGGCGTGGTGGTGCTGATGCGCTGGACGGTGGGGCTCGATACGCTTGCGCTGAAGGCGCTGGCGGTGGGGCTGATGCTGGCGCTGGGGGGGGCGAGCTATCGCTGGGTCGAGGTGCCGCTTCGGCGCGATCGGCGGTTGATGGGGCTGGAGACGCCGGCGTTCTTCGCGGGGTTCGCAGTCGTGGCGGTGGTGGTCGCGGCGGCGTGTGTGGGGCTGCTGTATGCCAAGCCGTGGATTGGGCTGGCCGCATCGAACGACGCGGCGGTGTGGAACCCGGCGTTCGTCCCGGCGGCGGGCGCCTGCGCGGTGGCGCGCGGCACGGTCGATTTCGGGAGCGGGTGGCGGGTTACGTATCGGCCCGCCTGCGCGGCGGCTGGCGCGCGGCGGCTGTTCGTGGTCGGCGATTCGCATGCGGGGGCCTATGCGTTGCTGCTGCATGAGGTGGCGGCGCGGGGGATGCCGGTCGATCTCTATACGGCGGGCGGGTGCCGGGTGATCGATGTCGACGATGCCGTGCTGCCGCCGGGCTGCGCGGCGTTCCGCGCGCGGGCGCTGGCCGAGGTGCGCGCCGCCGCGCGGTCGGGCGATGTGGTGTTTTTGCCGGGGCTGTATACGCCGCTCTACCGCACGCTGTGGGATGGCGCGGCGCTGCGCGATGCCGGGGAGGCGCGGATCGCCGAGTCCGAGGCGCGGCTGCGGGCGGTGCTGGGGCGCGGCGTGACGGTGATCGTCGAGGCGCCCAAGCCGGTGATGCCGACCGCGCTGTTCCGCTGCGCCGACTGGTTCAACCGCGGGAGCGGCTATTGCCGGCCGGGCTGGCACGTGCCGCGCGCCGAGGCCGAGGCGCGCCGCCGCCGGCCGCTGGCGGCGCTGGTGGCGATCCGGCGTGACCTGCCGGGGGTGCGGCTTTGGGACCCGCTGCCGGTGCTGTGCGGCGCGCGGTTCTGCGACGGCTATCGCGACGGCAAGCCGATTTATTATGATGCGCATCATCTGAGCGCAGCGGGCAACCGGCTGCTGGTGCCGGCGTTTCTGGGCGTGCTGGGGCGATGA